A window of Blautia argi genomic DNA:
TTTCCCTGGGCAAAAGCCACGCTGACCTCTGCCTGATAATCTGGCACATGAAGCTCTTCCATAAGATATTTCTTAATCACCTCGTCCCGGACTGGTTTGAAATTCAGAGTCACACATCTGGACGCAATGGTTGGAAGAAGCGCAGCCGCATTATTTACCAGCAATATAATCACTGCATAAGCCGGAGGCTCTTCAATGGTTTTTAAAAGAGCGTTCTGTGCCTGCACTGTCATTTTCTCTGCCTCATCTACAATATAGATTTTATAAGGCCCTGTATAAGGCTTAATATCCACATCTGCAATCAGCTGCTCTCTGATATCCTCAATCCCAATAGAATTGGGCTTCTCATGTGTTACATAAATAATGTCCGGCTGGTTCCGGTTCATCGCTTTTTTACAGGAACTGCACTGCAGACATGGCTCTTTTCCATGTTTCTCACACTGCAAGGTCATGGCAAACAATTTTGCCAGCAGCTTTTTACCGCTTCCCTTCTCTCCTGCAAAAATATAGGAATGGGAAACCTTATCCATGGCCGCTGCATTCTGCAAATGTTTAATTACTTCCTCGTGTCCCAATACTTTCTCTATCTCCTGCATTGCAATTCACCTCAATTCCCACAGCCCCAAAGGGCTTCTTATCTTTGTTATAGCACATTATAGCATATATTTTCCGTCTACTGCAACTTTTGTATCCTGTTTTTAATTTCTTTTATACAATTCTCCAGCTCTGTATTGAAAAACCTTTCCCTGATGTCTGCCGCCCGCAGTTTTTCCTCGCTGAAATCCTCTGCATCAGCCAGAAAACGTCGGCACATTTCCTCGTATTTCGGCACTTTTTGCTGTTCCTCTCTGCGAATGGCACGTTTCAGACGTTCTCCGTCTTCCACCTCCACATACACAGGCACCACTTTGTCCTCTCCATAATATTCCCTCATACCCTGATAAGATTCCAGAGTTCCAATACCAAGATAGCTGTTTTTCTTAAGCTCCAACGTTCCGTCATCTGCGGTAAAATAGGTCCAGGGGCCATACACGGTCTGGTAGGTACGAGCCTCTATCACCTTTCCCATTGCCTGCAGCTTTTCATAGAAATCCCTGTCTGTAAAGTGATATTCCTTTCCCTCCGTTTCCCCTTCCCTCATAGGTCTGGTGGTATATAATACAATTCTGGAAAGTCCCAGCTCGCTGTCCTGCAGCAAACGGCTGTAAATCGTGTCCTTTCCTGAAGAACTTTTTCCCATAATATAAAAAATCTTACCCATTTGTTTTCTCCTCTTTTTTCAAAACTCTGATAAATTTCTGACTGTAATCCTTCATTCCCTGCAAAAGAAGCCCCTGCTGCTTTAATTTCTCTGCATGGTTTAAAAATTCACTGTCAATTTTTTCTCCCGGTACCAGAAGGGGGATTCCCGGCGGATACAGATATGCATACTCTGCAGAAATCCTGCCCTGACTTTTTTCCAGCAGAATGCTTTCACAGGAACTTTCCATGGCTTTCCAGATAGGAAGCGCCTGTTCCCTACAGGTCTGACTGCTACTTTCTATAAAGCACAGTTCTCTTGCAGCGCTCCCCTCCCTGCCTGACCGCCTCTTTGCCAGTTCCCGGTCAATTTCCAGAAGCGCTTCTGTCAATCTCCGAAATCCTTCCCTGCTGTCCATCACACTGGTAAGCGCCAGTACATACTGCTCTGCCTCCATTTCCATTTCCAGATGATATCTCTCGCGCAGTATCCGGTGAAGCTGGCAGCCGCTTAAATCTGCCCATGCTGTGGAAATCACAATTTTAGAATCATCAAAATCAAAAATGTCCTCCTGATTTTTCAGCTCTTTTCCAATTAACCGCAGTACCCTGAGGTCTTCCAGAGATTTTCGGCACTGCTGCAGATTCTGCCAAAATTTCCGAAATGCTGTTTCTCCCTGCTCCTTTATATATCGAAGACAAAAAGAAATCCCGCCCATAAGTACATAAGAAGGGCTGCTGGTTTCGTAAATATCCAGAAACTCCTCCAGCTTCTCTTCTGATACTCTGTTTCCCTTTTTGTGAAGCAGAGCTGTCTGGGTCATAGCCGGGAGTGTCTTATGTAAGCTGTGAATCACCACATCTGCCCCCAGGTCTAATGCTGATGTAGGAAATCCCTTATAAAAAGGGAAGTGAGCGCCATGAGCCTCATCTACCAGCAAAGGAATTCCGCGACTGTGAACAAGCTCTGCAATTTTCCTGATATCAGATACCACACCATCATAGCTGGGAGAGGTTAAAATCACAGCTTCTGTATCCGGATTTTCCTGCAGGGCTTTTTTCACATCTATGGACGAGATTCCTCCGTTCAATCCACAAAAAGGCTCATACGATGGGTATAAATATACAGTTTCCAATCCCCGCAGATATGCTGCATGATAAACCGCTTTGTGGCAGTTTCGCGCCATAATCAGTTTACCTCCCCGGGAAGTACAGGCCGAAACAGCCGCCAGAATCCCTCCAGTGCTTCCATTAATTAAAAACCAGGATTTCTCTGTATGATACAGGCTTGCCGCCATGTCCTGATTTTCTTTTAAAATGCCTTCTGCATGATGCAGATTGTCAAAGTCTGTAATTTCTGTGATATCTACAGCATAGGGATTGCATAGATATTCATTTTGTACCTGCCGCTTATGTCCCGGCATATGGAAGGGATAAAAATCACTGCGGCTGTATTGGTACAGGGCTTTATCAAGATCGTTCATATGAAAATCTCCTGTCTGCTATTACAAAATAATGTTCCATAAGTTTAACATTTTAAAAATACTATAGCAATAGAAAGCAGAAAAAAGCTACCGCATAAGGGCAGCTGTCAGGAAACTTCCCAACTGCTCTCTTATGCGGCAGCTTTCAACATACTTCTTTAATTTTTACGCTTTCACAGCTCCGTTTGTAACACCTGCAATAATCCATTTCTGGCAGAAAATATATACCAGCAGAATAGGAATCAGCACCAGCAGATAAGAGGCAAACGCCAGGTTGTACTCTGTGTTAAACTGTCCCTTGAATACATACTGTGCAAGCTGCAGGGTCTGATATTTCTCTTCGCTTAAAAGCACCAGAGGCATGGAGAAGTCGTTCCAGGTCCACATAAAGGACAGAATGGCTACAGTTGCACTCATAGGCTTCATTAACGGAAATACAATTTTATAAAAGGTCTGAAACGGTGTGGCACCATCAATGTACGCGGCTTCGTCCAGGGCAACAGGCAGGGATTTTACAAAGCCTGTATACAGGAAAATATTCATTGGAAGACCGAAAATAATATACAGAAAGGTAATTCCGAAAATATTGTCCATGTGGAAAGCAGACGCCTGTTTTACCAATGGCAGCATAATTACGTTAAAGGGAATAAACATAGCGCTGACAAAATAGTAATATGCCAGGTTAAATAATTTACTCTTGTCTTTGTTTCTTGTAATCGCATAAGCTACCATAGAGTTTGTAAGAATGGTAAATACCAGATTCACAACTGTGATAAACAGGGTATTCATAAATTTTCTGGGATAATCTGTCATTACCCAGGCGTCTACAAAGTTCTGCAGACGCAGCTTTTTCGGGAAAGACAGCACATTTGCCATTTCTGACGGGTCTTTTACTGCAATTAAAACAGCGATATATAAAGGTCCGAGGATAAACACCACTGCCAGAACAATCAGCAGAATCGTCATGGGCCAGTTGTATTTTTCTTTTATCTTACATTTACTTTTTCCCATTAGTTCATCTTCGCCTCCCTCTTCTCAAGTACCTTCAACTGGAATATGGAAATTCCCGCAATAATCAGAAACAGAATAACCGCGTTGGCTGACTGGTACGCAAACTGTCCGCCGTCAAAGCCTCGTTTGTAAATCAATACAGAAATACTTGTGGTAGATGTACCTGGACCGCCGCCTGTCATTGCCATAATCTGGTCAAATGCCATAAGGAAGTTTTTCACACTCAAAACCATGTTAATGGTAAAGAACGGAGCAATTAACGGGAAGGTAATCTTGGTAAATCTCTTAAATCCTGTTGCGCCGTCAAGGTCTGCGGCTTCGTATACGTCACGATCCACGGTCTGCAGACCGGACAGGTAAATCAGAGTATTAAACGCCATTGCCTGCCATACGGTGACAAATAAAATTCCAAGCCATGCGCTATTTGTACCCAGAATGTTGGTGCTTAACGCTTCAATTCCCAGCTTCTGTCCCCACAGAGGAATCACATTGCCGAAAATAAAGTTAAATACAAAACCGATAATCAGCGTTCCCAGCATATAAGGCAGGAAATAAATTGCCTTAATGGTATTTTTAAATTTAATCTTTGCATTCAGTCCGCAGGCAAGAGCAAGACTCAGTACGTTTACTAAAATAGTCGCGCACAGGGCAAATTTAATGGTAAATGCATAGGTCTGTCCCATGGCCGGGTCTTTGAAAAACTGAATGTAGTTCCGAAGTCCCACGGTATTCCAGATACCATACCCTTTCCAGTCGGTAAAACTGTAGAAAATACCCTGGAGAAACGGTATGGTATGGAACAGGAAGAACAGAATCATAAACGGAACCACCATGAAATAAAATGCCTTGTTGACTGCAGGTTTCTTTCCGCGTTTTTTCTTCATTCTTCTACCTCATTAGTTGACGTTCAATGTATCATAATCTGTATCCAGTTTCTTTAATGTATCTGCAATATTTTTTGCATCATCTTTTCCGTTTCCTTTTTCCAGGAAGAAGTTGGAAAGCGCTGCGCTTAAATCATATCCGCTTGGGTAGTAGTGATCCGGGAAGTCTACAACATTACCTGCTTCAATGTCTGCCTTTACACCTGCAACGCTTGGGTCATTCTGTTCAACACCTTTTACTGCGGAGAAAGCAAACTGTTCTTCTGCATAAAGCTGTGCATTTTCCTTCTGAACCATAAAGTTAATGAAATCCTTTGCACCTTCCTCATCACCACAGTTTGTAGTAATGCCTAAAAGCACGTCCACACCTGAGGTTACTTTATTTGCCTCTGCATCATCTGTAGAAGGGAATTTGAACATGTCAAGATTTACATCAGCATTTGCTTTTTTGATTTCTGTGATTGCCCAGTTTCCATTCATCATCATAGCTGCTTCGCCTGCTGCAAACTTTTTATTTCCGTCGTCATAAGAAGTTCCCATGTAGTCTTTCTGTGCATATGGAACCAGCTTCAGATAGTTTTCCAGAACTGCCTCATGTGTTCCTTCAAAAGTAGTCTTTCCTTCTTTTCTGTCTGTGTAGAAGTTTTCCGGCTGCATTACCGGCGCCATGGCGTTCCATGCAGGAAGAATGGTCCATGCATCTTTAAAAGTCAGTTCAAAAGGTGTCACCCCTGCTGCCTGAAGTTTCTCGCAGGCTGCCAGCAATTCTGAGAAAGTCGTAGGGATTTCAATGCTGTTCTCTGCAAAAATATCTTTGTTATAAATAATTCCGGAAGCATTG
This region includes:
- the holB gene encoding DNA polymerase III subunit delta' — encoded protein: MQEIEKVLGHEEVIKHLQNAAAMDKVSHSYIFAGEKGSGKKLLAKLFAMTLQCEKHGKEPCLQCSSCKKAMNRNQPDIIYVTHEKPNSIGIEDIREQLIADVDIKPYTGPYKIYIVDEAEKMTVQAQNALLKTIEEPPAYAVIILLVNNAAALLPTIASRCVTLNFKPVRDEVIKKYLMEELHVPDYQAEVSVAFAQGNVGKAKQIATAEDFTEMMDAAFRILKKGRDMEVYEMVDAIKLLSEQKHTVYEYLDLFLVWFRDVLMFKATRQMDGLVFKQEYNDIKRRADVSSYEGLETIIKAIETAKQRLQANVNFDLTMELLFLTIREN
- a CDS encoding nucleoside/nucleotide kinase family protein, producing the protein MGKIFYIMGKSSSGKDTIYSRLLQDSELGLSRIVLYTTRPMREGETEGKEYHFTDRDFYEKLQAMGKVIEARTYQTVYGPWTYFTADDGTLELKKNSYLGIGTLESYQGMREYYGEDKVVPVYVEVEDGERLKRAIRREEQQKVPKYEEMCRRFLADAEDFSEEKLRAADIRERFFNTELENCIKEIKNRIQKLQ
- a CDS encoding aminotransferase class I/II-fold pyridoxal phosphate-dependent enzyme, translated to MNDLDKALYQYSRSDFYPFHMPGHKRQVQNEYLCNPYAVDITEITDFDNLHHAEGILKENQDMAASLYHTEKSWFLINGSTGGILAAVSACTSRGGKLIMARNCHKAVYHAAYLRGLETVYLYPSYEPFCGLNGGISSIDVKKALQENPDTEAVILTSPSYDGVVSDIRKIAELVHSRGIPLLVDEAHGAHFPFYKGFPTSALDLGADVVIHSLHKTLPAMTQTALLHKKGNRVSEEKLEEFLDIYETSSPSYVLMGGISFCLRYIKEQGETAFRKFWQNLQQCRKSLEDLRVLRLIGKELKNQEDIFDFDDSKIVISTAWADLSGCQLHRILRERYHLEMEMEAEQYVLALTSVMDSREGFRRLTEALLEIDRELAKRRSGREGSAARELCFIESSSQTCREQALPIWKAMESSCESILLEKSQGRISAEYAYLYPPGIPLLVPGEKIDSEFLNHAEKLKQQGLLLQGMKDYSQKFIRVLKKEEKTNG
- a CDS encoding carbohydrate ABC transporter permease, coding for MGKSKCKIKEKYNWPMTILLIVLAVVFILGPLYIAVLIAVKDPSEMANVLSFPKKLRLQNFVDAWVMTDYPRKFMNTLFITVVNLVFTILTNSMVAYAITRNKDKSKLFNLAYYYFVSAMFIPFNVIMLPLVKQASAFHMDNIFGITFLYIIFGLPMNIFLYTGFVKSLPVALDEAAYIDGATPFQTFYKIVFPLMKPMSATVAILSFMWTWNDFSMPLVLLSEEKYQTLQLAQYVFKGQFNTEYNLAFASYLLVLIPILLVYIFCQKWIIAGVTNGAVKA
- a CDS encoding carbohydrate ABC transporter permease produces the protein MKKKRGKKPAVNKAFYFMVVPFMILFFLFHTIPFLQGIFYSFTDWKGYGIWNTVGLRNYIQFFKDPAMGQTYAFTIKFALCATILVNVLSLALACGLNAKIKFKNTIKAIYFLPYMLGTLIIGFVFNFIFGNVIPLWGQKLGIEALSTNILGTNSAWLGILFVTVWQAMAFNTLIYLSGLQTVDRDVYEAADLDGATGFKRFTKITFPLIAPFFTINMVLSVKNFLMAFDQIMAMTGGGPGTSTTSISVLIYKRGFDGGQFAYQSANAVILFLIIAGISIFQLKVLEKREAKMN
- a CDS encoding ABC transporter substrate-binding protein; translation: MKGKKLTALAITAVMGMSVLAGCSGGSAESGKETKKTADGKTELELFSTKAENKETLQKLVDTYNDSQDKVKVTLTQPADAGTVLKTRMTKNDLPDMVAMGGDFNYAELQSAGVLTDLSGEAFLDNINESYMEMLYALNKDQEEKSYGVPYATNASGIIYNKDIFAENSIEIPTTFSELLAACEKLQAAGVTPFELTFKDAWTILPAWNAMAPVMQPENFYTDRKEGKTTFEGTHEAVLENYLKLVPYAQKDYMGTSYDDGNKKFAAGEAAMMMNGNWAITEIKKANADVNLDMFKFPSTDDAEANKVTSGVDVLLGITTNCGDEEGAKDFINFMVQKENAQLYAEEQFAFSAVKGVEQNDPSVAGVKADIEAGNVVDFPDHYYPSGYDLSAALSNFFLEKGNGKDDAKNIADTLKKLDTDYDTLNVN